A genome region from Lytechinus pictus isolate F3 Inbred chromosome 14, Lp3.0, whole genome shotgun sequence includes the following:
- the LOC129275864 gene encoding uncharacterized protein LOC129275864 — protein sequence MTSSNLDDESIVNLTYYVMVLVLGIPGNAVIIQAYAWKKRKTSTDILIISQAIVDLTSCIFSPALIVRQAFREHITMGLCRLTALQGDATAFASLFLTTSIGIDRYMAVCRPLRRRSTVKMSILLVAMSVVAAIGFNIPFTIFVKSVQTWNGRTCILSTSYEVSLIFTAIRMTLFIISFIATTTLYGLIYTFIREKATIHAGLVGNEIPEANGTTNDGGVSFERSLKLDSDIYDSSNTINKKSESKLSQAASTNLPSTSTHLNIASPMKPLNKHHGNIKTPDSSKHPKGCESSSASRIAEDVSTKQLKHRPMKRKNEYDFGRKITRMLLIITIFFFFTWAPHLIIHAIPIPMVHRYSDVPGMRAFIQIMFSLRLTNHVVNFFVYYYVSKGFRRDVKESFKKCKCGYLCK from the coding sequence ATGACGTCCAGCAACCTCGACGATGAGAGCATTGTCAATTTGACCTATTACGTAATGGTGTTGGTTCTCGGTATCCCAGGGAATGCCGTCATCATCCAAGCCTACGCATGGAAGAAACGGAAGACGAGCACGGATATCCTCATCATATCGCAAGCGATAGTCGACTTGACCTCTTGTATTTTCTCACCTGCTCTGATTGTAAGGCAGGCATTTCGAGAACACATTACAATGGGTCTCTGCCGGCTGACAGCCCTTCAAGGAGATGCCACAGCCTTCGCGTCTCTCTTCTTAACGACATCAATCGGCATTGACCGCTATATGGCTGTCTGTCGTCCATTACGACGGCGATCGACGGTGAAGATGTCAATTCTATTAGTAGCGATGTCGGTTGTCGCCGCGATCGGTTTCAATATTCCTTTTACAATTTTCGTTAAAAGCGTTCAAACGTGGAACGGTCGAACATGTATATTGTCGACATCCTATGAAGTCTCACTGATCTTCACTGCGATTCGAATGACCTTATTTATCATATCCTTTATAGCAACTACTACTCTTTACGGACTTATTTACACCTTCATTCGAGAGAAAGCAACTATCCATGCTGGCCTGGTTGGCAATGAGATCCCAGAAGCCAACGGCACAACAAATGACGGAGGGGTTTCGTTTGAAAGAAGCTTGAAGCTTGATAGCGATATTTATGATTCAAGCAACACCATCAATAAGAAGAGTGAATCTAAACTTTCCCAGGCTGCATCGACAAATCTGCCTTCTACATCGACACATCTGAATATTGCTTCTCCGATGAAGCCATTGAATAAACATCATGGCAATATCAAGACACCTGATTCCAGCAAGCATCCTAAAGGTTGTGAGTCATCGTCTGCATCAAGAATTGCTGAAGATGTTTCAACGAAACAGCTCAAGCATCGACCTATGAAGAGAAAAAACGAATACGATTTCGGACGGAAAATAACGCGCATGCTTCTTATAATAAccatattcttcttctttacatgGGCACCACACCTGATCATCCACGCGATCCCGATCCCGATGGTCCACCGGTACAGTGACGTCCCCGGAATGCGCGCCTTTATTCAAATTATGTTCAGTCTCAGACTGACCAATCACGTCGTTAATTTCTTCGTTTATTATTACGTCAGCAAGGGGTTCAGGAGAGATGTTAAAGAATCATTTAAAAAGTGCAAATGTGGGTATCTATGTAAATAG